A stretch of the Channa argus isolate prfri chromosome 9, Channa argus male v1.0, whole genome shotgun sequence genome encodes the following:
- the LOC137132866 gene encoding olfactory receptor 11A1-like, with translation MDDELNITYFTFHGHVDLNKYRFLYFFIMFTVYVLILFFNVSIVSVIWIHKNLHEPMYIFISALLVNALVYSTNIYPKLLIDFLSEKQIISYSACLFQFFVFCMLSGSEFLLLAAMSYDRYVSICKPLEYPTIMRKTRVSIFLVLAWSVPACHVALTVILTVKTKMCTSTIKGIFCNNAIYGLHCAQSKVLSIYGVVALLNLAVLPVIFIVFTYTKILVIVYRSSREVRKKAAETCLPHLIVLISSSCFSVYDISIARVDSNLSMTARLIMTLQKVMYHPLFNPLIYGLKMKEISEHLKKLFSSIRISHLR, from the coding sequence ATGGATGATGAACTTAACATCacttatttcacatttcatgggcatgttgatttgaacaaatacagatttttgtactttttcatcATGTTTACAGTTTATGTTCTAATACTCTTCTTTAATGTGTCTATTGTGTCTGTGATCTGGATTCAcaaaaacctccatgagcctatgtacattttcatttcagctttGTTGGTGAATGCTCTTGTGTACAGCACTAACATCTACCCTAAGCTGTTAATAGAttttttatctgaaaaacagatcatatcatATTCAGCCTgtctatttcagttttttgtgttttgcatgttAAGTGGTTCAGAGTTCTTACTGTTAGCAGCTatgtcctatgacagatatgtgtctatCTGTAAACCTCTGGAATATCCAACTATCATGAGGAAAACCAGGGTGAGTATTTTTCTGGTTTTAGCCTGGTCTGTACCTGCCTGTCATGTTGCACTCACAGTTATACtcactgttaaaacaaaaatgtgcactTCTACTATAAAAggaatattttgtaataatgcTATTTATGGACTTCACTGTGCACAATCAAAGGTACTTAGTATATATGGAGTGGTTGCTTTATTAAATCTTGCAGTCCTCCCTGTGATCTTCATAGTTTTCACATACACTAAGATCCTTGTTATAGTTTATCGAAGTAGTAGAGAAGTCaggaaaaaagctgcagagacctgtttacctcacctGATAGTTTTAATCAGTTCCTCCTGTTTTAGTGTATATGATATCAGCATAGCTCGAGTAGATTCCAATTTATCAATGACTGCACGTTTGATTATGACGTTACAAAAAGTTATGTACCATCCTTTGTTTAATCCACTCATATATGGgctcaaaatgaaagaaatttctgAACACCTCAAAAAGTTGTTCTCTTCAATCAGAATCAGCCATTTGAGGTAA
- the LOC137132473 gene encoding olfactory receptor 11A1-like, translating to MDHEVNVTCVTLHGYVELNKYRFLYFFTMFTTYVLIICFNVTIVYLIWKHQNLHEPMYIFIAALLLNSVLFSTNIYPKVLIDFLSEKQIISYSACLLQFFLYCTSSSSEFMLLSVMAYDRYVSICKPLQYPTIMRKTRVSILLVSAWSVPACHVAVTVILSAQNKICYVTLKGIFCNSTIYDLYCVKLTALTIYGLLPLIDLIILPVLFIVFTYTKILVIAYGSSREVRNKAAETCLPHLLVLISSSSFSVFDIIIARVESNLSTTVRLIITLQKVLYHPLFNPLIYGLKMKEISKVLKKLFC from the coding sequence ATGGATCATGAAGTTAATGTCACATGTGTTACACTTCATGGATATGTGGAATTGaacaaatacagatttttgtattttttcacaatGTTTACCACATATGTTCTGATAATCTGCTTTAATGTCACTATTGTGTACTTGATCTGGAAACaccaaaacctccatgagcctatgtacattttcattgctgctttgttactgaactctgttcttttcagcactaACATCTACCCAAAGGTTTTGATCGACTtcttatctgaaaaacagatcatatcgTATTCAGCTTGTCTCTTGCAATTCTTTCTTTATTGCACTTCAAGTTCTTCAGAATTTATGCTATTATCAGTCAtggcctatgacagatatgtgtctatatgtaaacctctgcaatatccaactATCATGAGAAAAACCAGGGTGAGTATTTTACTGGTTTCAGCTTGGTCTGTACCTGCCTGTCACGTTGCAGTCACAGTTATACTGAGtgctcaaaataaaatatgttatgtTACTCTAAAAGGAATATTTTGTAATAGTACAATTTATGACCTCTATTGTGTAAAATTAACAGCACTAACTATATATGGTTTGCTGCCTTTAATAGATCTCATAATACTTCCCGTACTCTTCATAGTTTTCACATATACAAAGATACTTGTTATAGCTTATGGAAGTAGTAGAGAAGTCAGGAACAAAGCTGCAGAGACCTGTTTACCTCATCTGCTGGTTTTAATCAGTTCCTCCTCTTTTAGTGTATTTGATATCATTATAGCTCGAGTAGAATCAAATTTATCAACCACTGTACGTTTGataattacattacaaaagGTTTTGTACCATCCTTTGTTTAATCCACTCATATACGGgctcaaaatgaaagaaatttctaAAGTCCTCAAAAAATTGTTCTGTTGA
- the LOC137132434 gene encoding olfactory receptor 6C74-like, whose translation MDDESNVTYITLNGYVDVQKYRYLYFCIMFILFILIISFNVTIVCLIWIHKNLHEPMYIFIAALLVNSVFYSTTMYPKLLVDFLSEKQIISYSACLFQFFLYYTLNSSEFLLLAAMAYDRYVSICKPLHYPTIMKKTRMSILLFFSWSVPACHVTVPVILSAETKLCNFTIKGIFCNNAIYELQCVQSDALNLYGLISLLDLVVLPMVFIVFTYTKIFIIAYRSGKEVRKKAAETCLPHLLVLFSFFCLSVLVSIARVEANLSETARLIMTLQMFSYHALFNPLIYGIKMKEISKHLKRLFCPAKII comes from the coding sequence ATGGATGACGAATCTAATGTAACATATATAACACTTAACGGGTATGTGGATGTGCAGAAATACAGATATCTCTATTTTTGTATcatgtttatattatttattctgATAATATCCTTTAATGTCACCATCGTGTGCCTTATCTGGATTCAcaaaaacctccatgagcctatgtacattttcattgcagctttgttaGTGAACTCTGTCTTTTACAGCACTACAATGTACCCAAAGCTGTTAGTTGACTTTttatcagaaaaacaaatcatatcATATTCAGCCTGTCTTTTCCAATTTTTTCTCTATTACACTTTAAATAGTTCTGAGTTTTTATTGTTAGCAGCCAtggcctatgacagatatgtgtctatatgtaaacctctgcacTATCCAACCATCATGAAGAAAACCAGGATgagtattttactgtttttttcttggtcTGTACCTGCTTGTCATGTTACTGTCCCAGTGATACTAAGTGCTGAGACCAAACTTTGTAACTTTACTATAAAAGGAATATTTTGTAACAATGCAATATATGAACTTCAGTGTGTACAATCAGATGCACTTAATTTATATGGTTTGATCTCTTTACTAGATCTTGTAGTACTTCCCATGGTCTTCATAGTTTTCACGTACACAAAGATATTTATTATAGCGTATCGAAGTGGTAAAGAAGTCaggaaaaaagctgcagagacctgtttacctcacttgctggttttatttagtttcttcTGTTTGAGTGTACTGGTCAGTATAGCTCGAGTGGAGGCCAATTTGTCAGAAACTGCACGTTTAATCATGACATTACAAATGTTTTCCTACCATGCTTTGTTTAATCCACTCATATATggtataaaaatgaaagaaatttctaAACATCTCAAAAGGTTGTTCTGTCCAGCCAAAATCATCTGA
- the LOC137133163 gene encoding olfactory receptor 11H2-like, producing MDDELNETHITLGGHVELHKYKYLYFFIMFTVYILIIWCNCTIICLIWIHKNLHEPMYIFIAALLLNSVLFSTNIYPKLLIDFLSEKQIISYSACLFQFHIFYSLGGSEFLLLTAMSYDRYVSICKPLQYPTIMTRRTVSIVLVLAWLLPACSVAVPALLSADMKLCNLTLNGIFCNNSIYSLHCVSSKARSLFGVVDLMIAALFPLLFILFTYTRIIIVSYQSCKKVRKKAAQTCLPHLLVLISFSSLCAFDVSVVRLGSHFSKTVHLIMTLQVILYNPLFNPIIYGLKMKEISKHLKRLFCQARVI from the coding sequence ATGGATGATGAATTAAATGAGACACATATAACACTTGGGGGGCATGTGGAACTGCACAAATACAAGTAtctttatttcttcatcatgtttacagtatatattctAATAATCTGGTGTAACTGCACCATCATATGCCTTATATGGATTCAcaaaaacctccatgagcctatgtacattttcattgcagctttgttactgaactctgttcttttcagcactaACATCTACCCAAAGCTTCTGATCGACTtcttatctgaaaaacagatcatatcatATTCAGCCTGTCTGTTTCAGTTTCATATATTTTACTCTTTAGGTGGCTCAGAATTCCTGTTGTTGACAGCCATGTCCTATGACAggtatgtgtctatatgtaaaccgCTGCAATATCCAACTATCATGACAAGAAGAACTGTCAGTATTGTTCTGGTTTTAGCTTGGCTTCTGCCTGCATGTAGTGTTGCAGTACCAGCATTACTGAGTGCTGATATGAAACTCTGTAATTTAACTTTGAATGGAATCTTTTGTAATAATTCCATTTACAGTCTCCACTGCGTGAGTTCAAAAGCACGCTCATTATTTGGCGTTGTTGATCTGATGATTGCTGCACTTTTCCCTCTGCTCTTCATACTTTTTACATACACTAGGATAATTATTGTATCATATCAAAGTTGTAAAAAAGTcaggaaaaaagctgcacagacctgtttacctcaTCTGTTGGTTTTAATCAGCTTCTCCTCTTTGTGTGCATTTGACGTCAGTGTAGTTCGACTTGgatcacatttttcaaaaactgtTCATTTAATAATGACTTTACAAGTGATTTTGTATAATCCTCTTTTTAATCCAATCATATATGGACTAAAGATGAAAGAAATCTCTAAACACCTGAAAAGGCTGTTCTGTCAAGCCAGGGTTATTTAA
- the LOC137133218 gene encoding olfactory receptor 4B13-like, producing MDEQLNVTYITLGGHVDMHNYKNVYFFIMFTAYILIIFFNSTIVSLIWIHKNLHEPMYIFIAALLLNSVLFSINIYPKLLVDFLSEKQIISYSACLLQFFVNYSVGGSEFLLLAAMSYDRYVSICKPLQYPTIMTKSTVHLYLVLAWLVPACLIAVPTILSAEMKLCNLTLNGFFCNNSIYSLHCVTSKARSIFGVVALIITALLPLLFIVFTYTRILIVSYRSCKNVKKKAAQTCLPHLLVLISFSCLCAFDIIIVRVGSDFPKIVCFIMTLQTILYHPLFNPIIYGLKMKEISKHLQMLFCQIKVT from the coding sequence atgGATGAACAACTTAATGTTACATACATAACTCTTGGTGGACATGTAGACATGCACAactacaaaaatgtttattttttcatcatgtttacAGCTTATATTCTAATCATCTTCTTTAATTCAACTATTGTTTCCCTTATCTGGATTCACAAAAACCTTcatgagcctatgtacattttcattgcagctttgttaCTGAATTCTGTTCTCTTCAGCATCAACATCTACCCAAAGCTGTTAGTTGActttttatctgaaaaacagatcatatcatATTCAGCCTGCCTCCTTCaattttttgttaattattcTGTAGGTGGTTCAGAGTTCTTATTGTTGGCAGCCATGTCCTATGACcgatatgtgtctatatgtaaacctctgcagtATCCAACCATAATGACAAAAAGTACTGTCCATCTTTACCTGGTTTTAGCTTGGCTTGTACCTGCTTGTCTTATTGCAGTGCCAACAATATTGAGTGCTGAAATGAAACTGTGTAATTTAACTCTAAACggatttttttgtaataactcAATTTACAGTCTTCACTGTGTGACTTCAAAGGCACGATCGATATTTGGTGTTGTTGCTCTGATAATCACTGCACTTTTGCCTTTGCTCTTCATAGTTTTCACATACACCAGGATACTTATTGTGTCATATCGaagctgtaaaaatgtaaagaaaaaagctgcacagacttGTTTACCTCATCTGTTGGTTTTAATCagcttttcctgtttgtgtgcttttgaTATTATTATAGTTCGCGTAGGATCTGATTTTCCAAAAATTGTCTGTTTCATAATGACTTTGCAAACAATTTTGTATCATCCTCTCTTCAATCCTATCATATATGgacttaaaatgaaagaaatctcTAAACACCTGCAGATGCTGTTCTGTCAGATCAAAGTGACTTGA